A DNA window from Paralichthys olivaceus isolate ysfri-2021 chromosome 3, ASM2471397v2, whole genome shotgun sequence contains the following coding sequences:
- the kank3 gene encoding KN motif and ankyrin repeat domain-containing protein 3 has protein sequence MTQSVQVNPKLPDLRSPFIYSNQEEADQSGSYSVQTPYGFQLDLDFLKYVEEIESGHNLRRGPVSSRRLGRGIKLSQRSTGVGGRTSGWTSTESLASPASEDGRAPPPPPPRNRLGSAPCEGLSLSPVTLLTVPPLSAGAKVPPPPPQRNPRVERTLLETSRRLQQEQTHQHQNGGRFQLADPPKQLLPSSSTQPLQSNWVKPSPQTSGRSTPATGTAMTPIPPSQLQTVREQMATALKQLKEMEERVKGVPALEREVAKLRAEKEMLLLALEDKKVAMEVAQQKQQSTESSTQTTETLQSQSDHHVHGQQTSPTSPGHTGLGKSGELKRLTEKFEGKEEKTPELSSKVLVKAPQKVSAVEKKSVAAGGDMPMDSVVFYYCQGVKDASVNTKVNVCEKCTETEAPLVHEEGVQTKVETEDAEVWVMESLLGLSSEAQREIDTLQDTIKFQQETIVALEDQLSVVDNDLGMLRAKMEEKTTKVMFEKGVLAKPDMMNVQTETVTSEFKHVAVLCCPEVTDACVGEILTAVQTEQGTQTDALQKPAEPAPVALVSTGCQWEKLFEGKTEEQKVTVPKRRQLTIAEYKVCPEEEVVSTAEKQEDDQGQKTEAGNTKTGMLKSIMKRKDGSNSGENRTTGKKSLQFVGILNGGYESTSSEEEEGGGEDEEEEEEDGSSSGESGEGECLDSTEEDEAALEEETSEEERNVNLDESDTDEETLRAESYSSDAVKEKFELSSKMREACLILKNHLNDDIKTLKSKEVLSSTHTVQLEWFRMSSAKMAQPSRVSDYLMAFSEVSSALLQHVVNMTDGNGNTALHYSVSHSNFGVVGLLLDTGVCCVDKQNKAGYTAIMLAALSTVKEEDDMAVVKKLFSQGNVNAKASQASQTALMLAVSHGRQEMVRALLKCGADVNVQDDEGSTALMCASEHGRAEIVKLLLEQPGCDISIVDNDGSNALSIALEASHNDTAVLLYAHMNYAKTQPAVGSPKAQQRSPTTPQKPWPAY, from the exons ATGACTCAGTCAGTGCAAGTTAACCCGAAGCTGCCTG ATCTGCGCTCTCCATTCATCTACTCCAATCAGGAGGAGGCTGACCAGTCAGGCTCCTACTCCGTTCAGACTCCGTATGGTTTCCAGCTGGATCTGGATTTCCTAAAATATGTAGAAGAAATAGAGAGTGGGCACAATCTCCGTCGGGGACCTGTCAGCTCCCGCCGATTGGGTAGAGGGATCAAACTCTCCCAGAGGAGCACAGGTGTGGGCGGGCGCACTAGTGGCTGGACATCCACAGAGTCTCTAGCTTCCCCTGCCAGTGAAGATGGCAGAGCTCCTCCACCGCCACCACCACGCAACCGCCTTGGGTCAGCACCCTGTGAAGGACTCTCTCTTTCCCCTGTGACCCTCCTCACAGTCCCTCCACTGTCTGCTGGAGCCAAAGTGCCACCCCCTCCACCGCAGCGAAACCCTAGAGTTGAGCGGACTCTCCTTGAAACCAGCCGGCGGCTACAGCAGGAACAAACCCACCAGCATCAAAATGGCGGACGATTCCAGCTTGCAGATCCTCCCAAACAGCTCTTACCCTCCTCATCCACTCAGCCTCTGCAGAGTAACTGGGTTAAACCCAGTCCTCAGACCTCAGGGCGCAGCACCCCTGCTACTGGCACCGCAATGACTCCGATCCCTCCCAGCCAGCTGCAGACAGTTAGAGAGCAGATGGCTACGGCCTTGAAGCAGCTAAAGGAGATGGAAGAAAGGGTAAAGGGTGTTCCTGCACTTGAGAGAGAGGTGGCCAAGCTTCGTGCAGAGAAGGAAATGCTCCTGTTAGCCCTGGAAGACAAGAAAGTAGCCATGGAGGTGGCCCAGCAGAAGCAACAGTCCACAGAGTCTTCTACCCAAACAACAGAGACCCTTCAAAGCCAAAGTGATCACCATGTCCACGGTCAACAAACTTCTCCAACCTCACCTGGCCACACCGGCCTTGGTAAATCTGGCGAGCTGAAAAGGTTGACAGAGAAGTTTGAGGGGAAGGAAGAGAAAACTCCAGAGCTCTCATCAAAAGTTTTAGTAAAAGCTCCACAGAAAGTTTCAGCTGTTGAGAAGAAGTCTGTGGCTGCTGGGGGCGACATGCCAATGGACTCTGTTGTTTTCTACTACTGCCAGGGTGTGAAAGATGCCTCTGTAAACACCAAGGTGAATGTTTGTGAGAAATGTACAGAAACAGAGGCCCCTCTGGTTCATGAGGAGGGGGTACAGACCAAGGTGGAGACAGAAGATGCTGAGGTTTGGGTCATGGAGTCACTACTTGGACTGAGCAGCGAGGCGCAGCGGGAGATTGATACCTTACAAGACACCATTAAATTTCAGCAGGAGACCATTGTGGCTCTAGAGGACCAGTTGAGTGTGGTTGACAATGACCTAGGGATGCTTAGAGCCAAGATGGAAGAGAAAACCACTAAAGTCATGTTTGAGAAAGGGGTTCTTGCCAAACCAGACATGATGAATgtccagacagagacagtgactTCTGAGTTTAAGCATGTTGCAGTTTTATGCTGTCCAGAGGTGACTGATGCATGTGTAGGGGAGATTCTGACAGCTGTTCAGACTGAGCAGGGCACCCAGACGGATGCTTTACAGAAACCAGCAGAACCAGCTCCTGTTGCACTGGTCAGCACTGGGTGTCAATGGGAGAAATTGTTCGAGGGAAAGACTGAGGAGCAAAAAGTTACAGTACCAAAGAGGAGACAGTTGACCATCGCAGAGTACAAGGTTTGTCCAGAGGAAGAGGTTGTCAGCACAGCTGAGAAACAAGAGGATGACCAAGGACAGAAAACTGAAGCTGGCAACACCAAGACAG GTATGCTGAAATCGATCATGAAGAGGAAGGATGGGAGTAACTCAGGCGAAAATCGCACCACTGGCAAGAAGAGCCTGCAATTTGTTGGTATTCTAAATGGAGG GTATGAGTCAACATccagtgaagaggaagagggggggggagaagacgaggaggaggaggaggaagatgggagTTCTTCTGGAGAAAGTGGTGAAGGGGAGTGCTTGGACAgtacagaggaggatgaggctGCTCTTGAGGAAGAAAcatctgaggaggagagaaatgtcAACCTGGATGAGAGTGACACAGATGAGGAAACTCTGAGAGCTGAAAGTTATTCATCTGATGCTGTGAAAGAGAA GTTTGAGCTGAGCTCAAAAATGCGTGAAGCTTGCCTCATTTTAAAGAATCACCTGAACGATGACATTAAAACACTGAAGAGTAAGGAAGTG CTCTCCAGCACCCACACTGTGCAGCTCGAGTGGTTCCGCATGTCTAGTGCCAAGATGGCTCAGCCTTCACGGGTTTCAGACTACCTGATGGCGTTCTCTGAAGTGTCGTCGGCTCTGCTGCAACACGTAGTCAACATGACTGATGGCAATGGCAACACAGCTCTTCACTACAGTGTCTCCCACTCCAACTTTGGTGTGGTTGGACTGCTGCTGGACACAG GTGTGTGCTGTGTGGATAAGCAGAACAAGGCGGGCTACACGGCCATCATGCTGGCTGCTCTCTCTACTGTGAAGGAAGAGGACGATATGGCTGTGGTCAAGAAGCTCTTCAGTCAGGGCAATGTCAACGCCAAGGCCAGCCAGGCAA GCCAGACAGCATTGATGCTAGCTGTTAGCCATGGACGTCAGGAGATGGTGCGGGCACTGCTCAAGTGTGGCGCCGATGTCAACGTGCAGGACGACGAGGGGTCCACAGCACTGATGTGTGCCAGCGAACATGGCCGAGCCGAGATTGTCAAACTGCTCCTGGAACAGCCTGGCTGTGACATATCCATTGTGGATAAT